A single Limanda limanda chromosome 19, fLimLim1.1, whole genome shotgun sequence DNA region contains:
- the atp1a3a gene encoding sodium/potassium-transporting ATPase subunit alpha-3a, with product MDDLKKEVPITEHRMSVEECCRKYNTDIVQGLTNAKAAEYLIKDGPNALTPPPTTPEWVKFCRQLFGGFSILLWIGAILCFLAYAIQAATEDEPAGDNLYLGIVLSAVVIITGCFSYFQEAKSSKIMESFKNMVPQQALVIREGEKMQINAEQVVAGDLVEVKGGDRIPADLRIISAHGCKVDNSSLTGESEPQTRSPDCTHDNPLETRNIAFFSTNCVEGTARGIVVCTGDRTVMGRIATLTSGLETGKTPIAKEIEHFIQIITGVAVFLGVSFFILSIVLGYSWLEAVIFLIGIIVANVPEGLLATVTVCLTLTAKRMARKNCLVKNLEAVETLGSTSTICSDKTGTLTQNRMTVAHMWFDNQIHEADTTEDQSGSSFDKSSLTWSSLARVAALCNRAVFKAAQDALPILKRDVAGDASESALLKCIELSCGSVKVMREKNKKVAEIPFNSTNKYQLSIHDTVEGESESSYLLVMKGAPERILDRCSTIMVQGKEQPMDEEMKEAFQNAYLELGGLGERVLGFCHVFMSEEKYPKGFAFDTDDVNFQTDNLCFVGLMSMIDPPRAAVPDAVGKCRSAGIKVIMVTGDHPITAKAIAKGVGIISEGNETVEDIAARLNIPVAQVNPRDAKACVIHGTDLKDLSQDQMDDILRNHTEIVFARTSPQQKLIIVEGCQRLGAIVAVTGDGVNDSPALKKADIGVAMGISGSDVSKQAADMILLDDNFASIVTGVEEGRLIFDNLKKSIAYTLTSNIPEITPFLFFILVNIPLPLGTITILCIDLGTDMVPAISLAYEAAESDIMKRQPRNPQRDKLVNERLISIAYGQIGMIQALGGFFAYFVIMAENGFLPSVLVGIRLNWDDRSTNDLEDSYGQQWTYEQRKIVEFTCHTAFFVSIVVVQWADVIICKTRRNSVFQQGMKNKILIFGLFEETALAAFLSYCPGMDVALRMYPLKPSWWFIAFPYSFLIFVYDEIRKLILRRNPGGWVEKETYY from the exons ATGGACGACCTCAAGAAGGAAGTTCCCATC ACGGAACACAGAATGTCTGTTGAGGAGTGTTGCAGGAAATACAACACTGACATCGTGCAG GGTTTGACCAATGCCAAGGCAGCAGAGTACCTGATCAAGGACGGCCCCAACGCCCTGactccaccccccaccacccccgaGTGGGTCAAGTTCTGCCGCCAGCTGTTCGGCGGCTTCTCCATCCTGCTGTGGATCGGTGccatcctctgcttcctggcCTACGCCATCCAGGCGGCCACGGAGGACGAGCCGGCTGGGGACAAC TTGTATTTGGGTATCGTGCTGTCGGCTGTCGTCATCATCACCGGCTGCTTCTCCTACTTCCAGGAAGCTAAGAGCTCTAAGATCATGGAGTCCTTTAAGAACATGGTCCCTCAG CAAGCCCTGGTTATCCGTGAGGGAGAGAAGATGCAGATCAACGCCGAGCAGGTGGTGGCAGGAGACCtggtggaggtgaagggaggagacCGGATCCCTGCTGACCTGCGCATCATCTCCGCCCACGGCTGCAAG GTGGACAACTCGTCCCTGACTGGTGAATCCGAGCCCCAGACCAGGTCACCTGACTGTACCCATGACAACCCCCTGGAAACCCGCAACATCGCCTTTTTCTCCACCAACTGTGTCGAGG gaACCGCTCGTGGTATTGTGGTGTGCACCGGGGATCGCACAGTGATGGGCCGCATCGCCACCCTCACCTCGGGCCTGGAGACTGGCAAG aCACCCATCGCCAAGGAGATCGAGCACTTCATCCAAATCATCACGGGCGTGGCCGTGTTCCTGGGCGTCAGCTTCTTCATCCTGTCCATCGTGCTGGGCTACTCGTGGCTGGAAGCCGTCATCTTCCTCATCGGCATCATCGTGGCCAACGTACCTGAGGGACTGCTGGCCACCGTCACT gtgTGTCTGACTCTGACCGCCAAACGAATGGCGCGTAAGAACTGCCTGGTGAAGAACCTGGAGGCCGTGGAAACTCTTggctccacctccaccatctGCTCAGACAAGACGGGGACACTGACCCAGAACCGGATGACCGTGGCCCACATGTGGTTCGACAACCAGATCCACGAGGCCGACACCACCGAGGACCAGTCCG GCTCCTCCTTCGACAAGAGCTCCCTCACGTGGTCGTCTCTGGCCCGGGTCGCCGCCCTGTGTAACCGCGCTGTGTTCAAGGCCGCTCAGGACGCTTTGCCCATCCTGAAGCGTGACGTGGCCGGAGATGCTTCGGAGTCGGCCCTGCTGAAATGCATTGAGCTGTCGTGTGGCTCAGTGAAGGTCATGAGGGAAAAGAACAAGAAGGTGGCTGAGATCCCCTTCAACTCCACCAACAAGTATCAG CTGTCGATTCACGACACGGTGGAAGGAGAAAGCGAGAGCAGCTACCTGCTGGTGATGAAGGGAGCGCCAGAGAGGATCCTGGACCGCTGCTCCACCATCATGGTGCAAGGCAAGGAGCAGCCCATGgatgaggagatgaaggaggctTTCCAGAACGCCTATCTGGagctgggaggactgggagagAGAGTACTGG GTTTCTGCCACGTGTTCATGTCCGAGGAGAAGTATCCCAAAGGTTTCGCCTTCGACACCGATGACGTCAACTTCCAGACGGACAACCTTTGCTTCGTGGGCCTCATGTCCATGATTGACCCCCCCCGCGCCGCCGTGCCCGACGCCGTGGGCAAGTGTCGCTCCGCCGGCATCAAG GTCATTATGGTGACTGGAGACCACCCGATCACAGCCAAGGCCATCGCTAAGGGCGTCGGCATCATCTCCGAGGGCAACGAGACGGTGGAAGACATCGCTGCTCGCCTCAACATCCCCGTCGCCCAGGTCAACCCCAG AGACGCCAAGGCCTGTGTGATCCACGGCACAGATCTGAAAGACCTCTCTCAGGACCAGATGGACGATATCCTGAGGAACCACACAGAGATCGTCTTTGCCAGAACTTCCCCTCAGCAGAAACTCATCATTGTCGAGGGCTGCCAGAGACTG GGAGCCATCGTGGCCGTGACAGGAGACGGAGTGAACGACTCTCCGGCCCTGAAGAAGGCCGACATCGGGGTTGCCATGGGGATCTCTGGCTCAGACGTGTCCAAACAAGCCGCAGACATGATCCTGTTGGACGACAACTTCGCCTCCATCGTCACAGGAGtagaagaag GCCGTCTCATCTTTGACAACCTGAAGAAGTCCATCGCCTACACGCTGACCAGCAACATCCCAGAGATCACCCCCTTCCTGTTCTTCATCCTGGTCAACATCCCTCTGCCTCTGGGCACCATCACCATCCTCTGCATCGACCTGGGAACCGACATG GTCCCTGCCATCTCTCTGGCCTACGAAGCAGCCGAGAGCGACATCATGAAGCGTCAGCCCAGGAACCCACAGAGAGACAAGCTGGTCAACGAGCGACTCATCAGCATCGCGTACGGACAGATCG gaatGATCCAAGCCCTCGGAGGATTCTTCGCCTACTTCGTCATCATGGCTGAAAACGGTTTCCTGCCGTCGGTGCTGGTCGGGATCCGGCTCAACTGGGACGACCGCTCCACCAACGACCTGGAGGACAGCTACGGACAGCAATGG ACCTACGAGCAGCGCAAGATCGTGGAGTTCACGTGTCACACGGCGTTCTTCGTCAGCATCGTGGTCGTGCAGTGGGCCGACGTCATCATCTGCAAGACCAGACGCAACTCAGTGTTCCAGCAGGGCATGAA GAATAAGATTTTGATCTTCGGCCTGTTTGAGGAAACAGCGTTGGCTGCGTTCCTGTCCTACTGCCCTGGGATGGACGTGGCTCTGAGGATGTATCCACTCAA GCCGAGCTGGTGGTTCATCGCCTTCCCGTACAGTTTCCTCATCTTTGTTTACGATGAGATCCGAAAACTCATCCTCCGCCGAAACCCCGGAG GCTGGGTGGAGAAAGAGACGTACTATTAA